One genomic region from Leishmania panamensis strain MHOM/PA/94/PSC-1 chromosome 10 sequence encodes:
- a CDS encoding hypothetical protein (TriTrypDB/GeneDB-style sysID: LpmP.10.0330) — protein sequence MPAAITVHPLVLLSVVDHVTRVGLQHQQQLQSQKRGNTPDVAAASPPAPAFLSTAGLLMGTTKASGPSDASTCGADGSSRVLTTTLSASFELPLRLQPTDGVAVNVAASGDATFLKRVLSDDTDWQGVQKHREQLSAVMPELDVVGCYVVCAGSRWTSTTHRRGGDDGDGFPLSIESAVKKAKGEAIGDVGGIVAIANCVQQLLRSTALLPPTATGFVLLVVYDKEVTSATSETGTAAPSLQQSPVAVRLPFDCFYVSATTVSDALSSEEVEVGPADIEWIALANETVMPPRRQGSTTISSAAQAPAARETTNTRTPSMASPQNFSAAEELVGSLRLVMRLLAKMTESTLSTTATVPGDVELLRTVATCLRNVPDSRPSPSPGDSTAPCALQTVEVLSAVLALEVQCALHMRSLSKAQQQLLSSNRPAMEALHSTTRSPKAANAPPPDAKVGRPTHGRDKRSGVPTAALGHVRE from the coding sequence ATGCCGGCCGCCATCACAGTGCATCCTTTAGTACTTCTCAGCGTCGTGGATCACGTGACCCGGGTAGGCCTACAACACCAGCAACAGCTGCAGTCACAGAAACGGGGGAACACTCCTgatgtcgccgccgcctcccctccgGCCCCCGCTTTCCTGTCCACTGCAGGTTTGCTGATGGGGACCACGAAAGCGTCCGGTCCTTCTGACGCCAGCACATGCGGCGCTGATGGCAGCAGCCGAGTCCTCACTACGACGCTCTCCGCTTCCTTCGAGCTTCCGCTACGGCTGCAGCCGACTGACGGCGTGGCAGTGAATGTGGCGGCTTCTGGAGATGCTACCTTTCTTAAGCGCGTGCTCAGCGACGACACTGACTGGCAAGGGGTGCAGAAGCACCGCGAGCAGCTCAGCGCTGTGATGCCTGAGCTGGACGTGGTAGGATGCTACGTGGTGTGTGCCGGCTCACGGTGGACGAGCACGACGCACCGGAGAGGTGGCGATGACGGAGACGGCTTTCCGTTGTCGATTGAAAGTGCTGTCAAGAAGGCCAAGGGTGAGGCAATAGGGGATGTGGGTGGCATCGTGGCGATCGCAAACTGTGTccaacagctgctgcgcagcaccgcactgTTGCCTCCGACGGCTACGGGATTTGTTTTGCTGGTAGTATACGACAAGGAGGTGACGAGCGCTACCAGCGAAAcgggcaccgctgcgcccAGTCTGCAGCAGTCCCCCGTAGCGGTGCGGCTGCCCTTTGACTGTTTCTACGTCTCAGCCACCACCGTCAGCGACGCACTGTCATCGGAGGAAGTGGAGGTGGGCCCTGCGGATATAGAGTGGATCGCCTTGGCGAATGAAACTGTGATGCCACCCCGCCGCCAGGGCTCGACAACCATTTCGTCTGCAGCCCAGGCCCCCGCTGCGAGAGAGACAACAAACACGCGAACTCCATCGATGGCTTCGCCACAGAACTTTAGTGCCGCCGAGGAGCTCGTTGGCAGCCTTCGACTTGTCATGCGGCTGCTCGCCAAGATGACCGAATCGACGCTGAGCAcaacggcgacggtgccagGCGACGTTGAGCTACTGAGAACTGTGGCGACGTGCCTGCGCAATGTGCCTGACAGCCGCCCATCTCCTTCGCCTGGCGACTCCACAGCCCCGTGTGCGCTACAGACAGTGGAAGTACTTAGCGCAGTACTAGCTCTTGAGGTGCAGTGCGCATTGCACATGCGTTCGCTGAGTaaagcacagcagcagctgctaaGCAGCAATCGCCCCGCCATGGAGGCTCTTCACTCCACGACTCGCTCGCCCAAGGCCGCCaatgcgccgccaccggaTGCAAAGGTAGGGCGGCCGACACACGGGCGCGAcaagcgcagcggcgtcccCACAGCTGCCCTGGGACACGTACGAGAGTAG
- a CDS encoding folate/biopterin transporter, putative (TriTrypDB/GeneDB-style sysID: LpmP.10.0340) has translation MMAKAQAHDGDLNEKRRFDHHKNAGATAAKKAVHPEAASLFATCSWLRRVPIFGEAVEGYGPKVIVALGGCYLMCKGIADRVLTGQTYAMMIDRYGIDVARYQRLSPISTMGWSIKAFTAMLCDGFAFLGYTKRWYMFVSCVAGGAFALIYGLLPAKESSADVAAALIFLSSWGKANVDILSEGHYSRLMRQNPQPGPAMVSWIWFWIMTGALVATIMNGPLADAGKPQISIFVSAALQLATCVFYVFNWYGEKKNRVLRSEDALYLLEETRRERARLGLEAGTDGQAGAAAKGKRSPQHSHSDEDVDAAVPGGLHDSRALVQDDYYDDDSEAVADGEAYYGKPPVPCLLGLFEVNTEVISKNWRIFVYSAVMTCAVIAMLCANILADTLGLLMACVVVSTICCCSSFWALPLVIAKANVFGYLQQAVYINIASPLMAFYLNSYHCPGNLPNFSYSFYNTVAGVIGNVAGLAGVTAFNYIFSKRSYRLTFCVTTFAQVLGGTTDIIMVKRWNLYIGIPDHAMYIWGAAVVSEVCYMLGYMPMVVLVSRLCPRGSESVVYALMAGFASLGHSTSASLGAILMEYALPVFKMQDDGSRCNFDNLPLLLFVCNVCAPPLVLPLSLLLPKGRICDDIDIDSKVVRKKVGEEVMAGEAGELSSPLPTSAECAKATVAQDGHVKRMEI, from the coding sequence ATGATGGCGAAAGCTCAGGCCCACGATGGCGACCTTAATGAAAAGAGGCGCTTCGACCACCACAAAAACGCTGGGGCCACGGCAGCTAAGAAGGCTGTTCACCCCGAGGCGGCGTCCCTGTTCGCCACGTGCTCGTGGCTGCGACGGGTGCCGATCTTTGGTGAGGCTGTCGAGGGCTACGGACCAAAGGTCATCGTCGCGCTCGGCGGGTGCTACCTCATGTGCAAGGGCATCGCAGATAGAGTCCTGACAGGCCAGACATACGCCATGATGATTGATCGCTACGGCATCGACGTTGCCCGCTATCAGCGCCTGTCTCCGATTTCGACGATGGGCTGGTCGATCAAGGCCTTCACCGCGATGCTCTGCGACGGCTTCGCCTTCCTCGGCTACACGAAGCGCTGGTACATGTTCGTGTCCTgcgtcgccggcggtgcCTTCGCGCTGATCTACGGCCTCCTTCCGGCAAAAGAGTCGTCGGCCGATGTAGCAGCCGCCCTCATCTTCCTGTCGAGCTGGGGCAAGGCCAACGTGGACATCCTGTCGGAGGGCCACTACAGTCGCCTGATGCGCCAGAACCCGCAGCCCGGCCCGGCGATGGTGAGCTGGATTTGGTTCTGGATCATGACAGGCGCCCTGGTGGCAACCATCATGAACGGCCCACTGGCGGATGCCGGCAAGCCGCAGATCAGCATCTTCGTGTCCGCcgccctgcagctggccaCCTGTGTGTTCTACGTGTTCAACTGGTacggggagaagaagaaccGCGTGCTGCGCTCCGAGGACGCGCTGTACCTTCTGGAGGAGACGCGCCGGGAGCGTGCGCGCCTGGGCCTCGAGGCGGGGACCGACGGCCAGGCGGGTGCGGCCgcgaaggggaagaggagcccGCAGCACTCGCACTCGGATGAGGACGTGGACGCTGCCGTGCCGGGCGGCCTCCACGACAGCCGCGCGCTCGTGCAGGACGACTACTACGACGATGACAGCGAAGCGGTGGCCGACGGCGAGGCGTACTACGGCAAGCCGCCGGTGCCGTGCCTGCTCGGGCTGTTCGAGGTAAACACCGAGGTGATCTCCAAGAACTGGAGGATCTTCGTGTACAGCGCTGTCATGACGTGCGCCGTCATTGCGATGCTGTGCGCCAACATCCTGGCCGACACGCTGGGCCTGCTGATGGCGTGCGTTGTCGTGTCgaccatctgctgctgctcctccttctgGGCCCTGCCACTGGTGATTGCCAAGGCGAACGTCTTCGGCTACCTGCAGCAGGCTGTGTACATCAACATTGCGAGCCCGCTCATGGCCTTCTACCTGAACAGCTACCACTGCCCTGGCAACCTGCCCAACTTCAGCTACAGCTTCTACAACACCGTGGCCGGTGTGATCGGCAACGTGGCTGGTCTGGCTGGTGTGACAGCCTTCAACTACATCTTCTCGAAGCGCAGTTACCGCCTGACGTTCTGCGTGACTACGTTTGCGCAGGTCTTGGGTGGTACGACGGACATCATCATGGTGAAGCGCTGGAACCTGTACATCGGCATCCCGGACCACGCCATGTACATCTggggtgcggcggtggtgagcgaGGTCTGCTACATGCTTGGCTACATGCCGATGGTTGTGTTGGTGTCGCGCCTGTGCCCTCGCGGCTCGGAGAGCGTCGTGTACGCCCTGATGGCCGGCTTCGCGAGCCTCGGGCACTCTACCTCTGCATCCCTCGGCGCCATCCTCATGGAGTACGCTCTGCCTGTATTCAAGATGCAGGATGACGGCTCCAGGTGCAACTTTGACaacctgccgctgctgttgttcgtGTGtaatgtgtgtgcgcctccgctTGTGCTACCTCTGTCTCTGCTGCTACCAAAGGGGCGCATCTGCGATGACATCGACATCGACAGCAAAGTGGTGCGTAAGAAGgtgggcgaggaggtgatggCTGGCGAAGCGGGAGAGCTTTCGTCTCCACTGCCCACCTCGGCTGAGTGTGCCAAGGCAACTGTGGCACAGGATGGCCATGTAAAGCGGATGGAAATCTAA